One window of Botrimarina mediterranea genomic DNA carries:
- a CDS encoding hybrid sensor histidine kinase/response regulator: protein MTGFLLDTEGFPARWNCGSAWSQEPWLGWTHIVADIATATAYVAIPILLLIALRRARHLPAPRLLVLFAIFILACGSVHLIEAIIFWHPIYRLSAVVKVVTAVSSCLTAITLAYYLPHLLLFRSPEELQQEVDRQTLRLEEVKERLSMALAAGSMGAWEWNLDTGEVRLDATEAALVGMTGHPGVEEGETIVQITDFYKLVDEHDRDELQRVLKLTIEYGATYDHVFRITTPDGERKWIAGRGRLVQEPGRHRRLVGVNYDVTVQKLIEQDLAKARLEAEAASNAKSQFLANTSHEIRTPLTAILGCAESLVREAPDASTSATASLIHRQGQLLLHLLNDVLDLSKIEAGRLTVRKQGVCDVITLAEDIRSLMQPLALAKGLAFSLDLQDPLPRHLQTDPARVRQIVSNLVSNAIKFTKEGSVRFSVSSETTDGQREMLFCVEDTGIGIADDEQDAVFDAFHQAHEGTLPGAASHSVNSGAGLGLAIASRLASLLGGRLTLESEVGKGSTFCLHLPYIEPPMQRLRNMADRRAKQSSVAVKIERKGAILVAEDTASIQFLLRKILTPHATRIDFVDDGKSALQQLSAAHEAGDPYDVLLLDMNMPVMSGYEAAQRLRAAGEDIPIIALTASAMLGDRERCLEAGCNAYIPKPIDWNLLETEVQAALVRSSA from the coding sequence ATGACAGGTTTCCTCCTCGATACCGAGGGGTTTCCAGCGCGGTGGAATTGCGGGTCGGCATGGAGCCAGGAGCCTTGGCTCGGCTGGACCCACATTGTCGCCGACATCGCCACGGCAACGGCGTATGTGGCGATCCCCATCCTGCTGCTGATCGCTCTGCGCCGCGCCCGCCATCTGCCGGCGCCGCGGCTTCTCGTGCTCTTTGCCATCTTCATCCTCGCCTGCGGCTCGGTCCATTTGATCGAGGCGATCATCTTCTGGCATCCCATCTACCGGCTCTCAGCCGTGGTGAAGGTCGTGACCGCGGTTTCGTCGTGTCTGACCGCCATCACGCTGGCGTACTACCTGCCGCACCTGTTGCTCTTTCGCAGTCCCGAAGAACTTCAGCAAGAAGTCGATCGGCAGACGCTGCGTCTGGAGGAAGTAAAAGAGCGGCTCTCAATGGCGCTCGCCGCGGGATCGATGGGAGCTTGGGAATGGAACCTCGACACCGGCGAGGTGCGTCTCGACGCCACCGAGGCCGCCCTCGTCGGCATGACGGGCCACCCCGGCGTAGAAGAGGGCGAAACCATCGTCCAAATCACCGACTTCTACAAGCTCGTGGACGAGCACGACCGCGACGAGCTGCAACGCGTCCTGAAGCTGACAATTGAGTACGGCGCGACCTACGATCACGTCTTCCGGATCACGACGCCCGACGGCGAGCGCAAGTGGATCGCCGGACGCGGTCGGCTTGTCCAAGAGCCAGGACGGCATCGGCGGCTGGTGGGCGTCAACTACGACGTCACCGTACAGAAGCTCATCGAACAGGACCTCGCCAAAGCCCGACTCGAAGCCGAGGCCGCCAGCAACGCCAAGAGCCAGTTCCTTGCGAACACCAGCCACGAGATCCGCACGCCGTTGACCGCGATCCTCGGCTGCGCCGAGTCGCTCGTTCGCGAGGCGCCGGACGCATCGACTTCCGCGACCGCAAGCCTGATCCACCGCCAGGGACAACTCCTGCTCCACTTGCTCAACGACGTTCTCGACCTTTCGAAGATCGAGGCCGGCCGGCTCACCGTCCGCAAGCAGGGTGTCTGCGACGTCATCACCCTCGCCGAAGACATCCGCTCGCTGATGCAGCCGTTGGCGCTGGCCAAAGGGCTCGCGTTCTCGCTCGATCTCCAAGACCCTCTACCGCGTCATTTGCAAACGGACCCGGCGCGGGTGCGGCAGATCGTCTCGAATCTCGTCTCCAACGCCATCAAGTTCACAAAAGAGGGCTCCGTTCGGTTCTCGGTCTCCTCCGAAACGACTGACGGCCAACGTGAGATGCTGTTTTGCGTCGAGGACACCGGCATCGGCATCGCCGACGACGAGCAGGACGCCGTCTTCGACGCCTTCCACCAGGCCCACGAGGGAACACTCCCCGGCGCCGCATCACACAGCGTCAACAGCGGCGCTGGCCTGGGGCTGGCGATCGCGTCGCGGCTTGCGTCCCTGCTGGGGGGGAGACTGACCCTCGAAAGTGAAGTCGGGAAGGGATCGACCTTCTGTCTGCACCTGCCCTACATCGAGCCGCCGATGCAGCGCCTGCGTAACATGGCCGACCGCCGGGCGAAGCAGTCGAGCGTTGCGGTCAAGATCGAGCGCAAAGGAGCGATCCTCGTCGCCGAGGACACGGCCAGCATCCAGTTCCTGCTCCGCAAGATTCTCACGCCGCACGCCACGCGGATCGACTTCGTCGACGACGGCAAGTCGGCTCTCCAGCAGCTTAGCGCAGCGCACGAGGCGGGCGACCCCTACGACGTGCTGCTGTTGGACATGAACATGCCCGTCATGTCGGGCTACGAAGCGGCCCAGCGTCTCCGCGCCGCGGGGGAGGACATCCCGATCATCGCTCTCACGGCGAGCGCCATGCTTGGCGACCGGGAGCGCTGCCTCGAAGCGGGCTGCAACGCTTATATTCCAAAACCGATCGACTGGAACTTGCTCGAGACCGAGGTGCAAGCGGCTCTGGTTCGATCGTCTGCCTGA
- a CDS encoding PRC-barrel domain-containing protein — protein MKYSILSAALALGIAPAMLVAQQPANQPGVSQPYETNKAVADDRTVDRNEIDRADEVTPTGLIRASQMMNAAVYNNAEEQVGTISDVVLDQRTGQARYVALSTGGFLGLGDALHAIPFKSVKTQVHDGDEVFVLNIDAERLENAKGFDQDNWPNMGDRNWQQTNDRQYGDYDRQYGDSDRVAPQQ, from the coding sequence ATGAAGTACTCGATTCTTAGCGCCGCGTTGGCGCTCGGCATTGCCCCGGCGATGCTCGTGGCCCAACAACCCGCGAACCAACCCGGCGTCTCGCAGCCGTATGAAACGAACAAGGCTGTCGCCGATGACCGGACAGTCGATCGCAACGAAATCGATCGTGCGGACGAAGTCACCCCCACGGGCTTGATCCGCGCTAGCCAGATGATGAACGCCGCGGTTTACAACAACGCGGAAGAGCAGGTGGGTACGATCTCGGACGTCGTGCTCGACCAGCGGACCGGGCAGGCCCGCTACGTCGCCCTCTCGACGGGCGGCTTCCTTGGCCTCGGCGACGCGCTGCACGCCATCCCCTTCAAGTCGGTGAAGACGCAGGTGCATGATGGCGACGAGGTCTTCGTCCTCAACATCGACGCCGAGCGTCTCGAGAACGCCAAGGGCTTCGACCAGGACAACTGGCCGAACATGGGCGACCGTAATTGGCAGCAGACCAACGACCGCCAGTACGGTGACTATGATCGTCAGTACGGTGACAGCGACCGCGTCGCGCCGCAGCAGTGA
- a CDS encoding DUF6677 family protein, with protein sequence MADTTEPTPVHLPNPKLAALLAWLFPGLGHLYQGRRRKGVLFMASIVSLFLAGMVIGKGQVVYASTLPLAPVPPFLYDGWPFICQSGIGVVAIPGWIERSRYMANEGPLFISAFYPPPSSERDARERRVDLTSTDESGEEVRHPNGPAKRRYDLGFRFEVGMVYTVIAGLLNLLVVYDAHSGPMLAEEEKEDEEKKDAEKSAPDGSAA encoded by the coding sequence TTGGCCGACACGACCGAACCGACGCCCGTTCACCTGCCCAATCCAAAGCTCGCCGCGTTGCTGGCGTGGCTTTTCCCGGGGCTGGGGCATCTTTATCAGGGACGCCGCCGCAAGGGCGTCCTGTTCATGGCGTCGATCGTGAGCCTGTTCCTGGCGGGGATGGTCATCGGCAAGGGCCAGGTGGTCTACGCCTCGACGCTGCCGCTCGCGCCGGTCCCGCCGTTCCTCTACGACGGTTGGCCGTTCATTTGCCAGTCGGGCATCGGCGTCGTGGCGATCCCCGGCTGGATCGAGCGCTCGCGGTACATGGCGAACGAGGGCCCGCTCTTCATCTCGGCGTTCTACCCGCCGCCGTCGAGCGAACGCGACGCCCGAGAGCGACGCGTCGATCTGACTTCGACCGACGAGTCGGGCGAAGAGGTGCGACACCCCAACGGACCGGCAAAGCGACGCTACGACCTCGGCTTCCGCTTCGAGGTCGGGATGGTCTACACCGTCATCGCCGGTCTCTTGAACTTGCTGGTGGTGTACGACGCGCACTCGGGGCCGATGCTCGCCGAGGAAGAGAAAGAAGACGAAGAGAAGAAAGACGCCGAGAAGTCAGCGCCCGACGGGTCAGCCGCCTAG
- a CDS encoding cation diffusion facilitator family transporter, translated as MSHSHHHPAPAEYGKAFALGVALNLIYVAVEAGYGFAIGSLALLSDAGHNLSDVVGLLLAWGGHTLASVAPSPRRTYGWRGASVLAALGNALLLLAAIGAIAWEAVHRLAEPAEIVGLPVVVVASIGVVINTATALLFWSGRQHDLNVRGAFLHMAADAGVSVGVVLAGLGIYATGWTWIDPATSLVIAAVIFFSTWSLLLASVNLAIQGVPEGIDPTEVHDYLASLDGVAAVHDLHIWAMSTSETALTAHLVRPTLTDEDEFLHRTADALHDRFGIEHTTLQIERGTGSCHLNDPGRV; from the coding sequence ATGTCCCACTCGCATCACCACCCCGCCCCCGCGGAATACGGCAAGGCGTTCGCCCTCGGCGTCGCGCTCAACCTGATCTACGTCGCTGTTGAGGCTGGCTACGGGTTCGCTATCGGCTCCCTGGCCCTGCTGTCCGACGCCGGCCACAACTTGAGCGACGTGGTCGGTTTGCTGCTCGCTTGGGGCGGGCACACGCTGGCGTCCGTCGCCCCCTCGCCGCGACGCACTTACGGGTGGCGCGGGGCGAGCGTGCTCGCGGCGCTCGGCAACGCCTTGCTGCTGCTGGCGGCCATTGGGGCTATCGCCTGGGAAGCGGTTCACCGACTCGCCGAACCCGCCGAGATCGTCGGGCTACCGGTGGTTGTCGTCGCCTCGATCGGCGTCGTCATCAACACGGCTACCGCCCTGCTCTTCTGGTCAGGCCGGCAACATGATCTCAACGTCCGCGGCGCCTTCCTCCACATGGCCGCCGATGCGGGCGTCTCTGTCGGCGTGGTGCTCGCCGGCTTGGGAATCTACGCCACCGGTTGGACATGGATCGATCCCGCTACGAGCCTGGTGATCGCCGCCGTGATCTTCTTCAGCACATGGAGTCTTCTGCTGGCGTCGGTCAACCTGGCGATCCAGGGCGTGCCCGAAGGCATCGACCCCACCGAGGTGCACGACTATCTCGCCAGCCTCGACGGCGTCGCCGCGGTGCATGACCTCCACATTTGGGCGATGAGCACGAGCGAAACTGCGCTCACCGCGCACCTCGTACGGCCCACACTCACGGACGAAGACGAGTTCCTCCACCGCACCGCCGACGCGCTACACGACCGCTTTGGCATCGAGCATACGACGCTCCAGATCGAACGCGGCACCGGGTCTTGTCATCTAAACGATCCTGGCCGTGTCTGA
- a CDS encoding arabinan endo-1,5-alpha-L-arabinosidase, producing MRRPPLVSITILACFAATTHAAEADPRQGLLNGAADPTGVAVTDDDGNTTYYVAATGRGVKLLRSTDLKSWEPYGRVFDRAVPRWARRAIPGTDGIWAPDLSYHDGLYYLYYSVSTFGSQKSVIGLAVNKSLDPESPDYKWDDRGLVVASSPETTNFNAIDPALLVDEDGRWLLYWGSYWTGLKAAEVDPATGKFKEGAEIQAVAARPDAPNRVIEAPYVLFNDGYYYLFVSWDSCCDGADSTYRVAVGRSKDALGPYVDAEGKPMLEGGGTIILESSERWRGPGHNGVLTSPPSEEWPDGKQWMVHHTYDMQNLDAHRILQVRPLTWGEEGWPKVGEPVATP from the coding sequence TTGCGACGTCCCCCGCTCGTTTCAATCACCATTCTTGCCTGCTTCGCCGCGACGACCCACGCCGCGGAAGCCGATCCGCGTCAGGGCCTACTCAACGGCGCCGCCGACCCGACGGGGGTCGCGGTCACCGATGACGACGGCAACACCACCTACTACGTCGCCGCTACCGGCCGCGGCGTGAAGCTGCTCCGCAGCACCGACCTCAAGTCGTGGGAACCCTACGGCCGCGTCTTTGATCGCGCTGTTCCGCGTTGGGCGCGCCGCGCGATCCCGGGGACCGACGGCATCTGGGCGCCCGACCTCAGCTACCACGACGGACTCTACTACCTCTACTACAGCGTCTCGACCTTCGGCAGCCAGAAGTCGGTCATCGGCTTGGCCGTGAACAAGTCGCTCGACCCCGAGAGCCCCGACTACAAGTGGGACGACCGCGGCCTGGTGGTCGCGTCGAGCCCCGAGACGACCAACTTCAACGCGATCGACCCCGCGCTGCTCGTCGATGAAGACGGCCGCTGGCTCCTCTACTGGGGCTCGTACTGGACCGGCCTCAAGGCGGCCGAGGTCGATCCCGCCACGGGCAAGTTCAAAGAGGGCGCCGAGATCCAAGCGGTCGCCGCGCGGCCCGACGCGCCGAACCGCGTCATCGAGGCGCCGTACGTGCTCTTCAACGACGGTTACTACTACCTGTTCGTATCGTGGGACTCCTGCTGCGACGGCGCCGACAGCACCTACCGCGTCGCCGTCGGCCGCAGCAAGGATGCGCTAGGCCCGTACGTCGACGCCGAGGGCAAGCCGATGCTCGAAGGGGGCGGCACGATCATCCTCGAAAGCAGCGAGCGCTGGCGCGGCCCCGGCCACAACGGCGTCCTCACCAGCCCCCCCAGCGAAGAATGGCCCGACGGCAAACAGTGGATGGTGCACCACACGTACGACATGCAGAACCTCGACGCCCACCGCATCCTGCAAGTGCGTCCCTTAACGTGGGGCGAAGAAGGCTGGCCCAAAGTCGGCGAACCCGTCGCAACGCCGTAA
- a CDS encoding DUF7453 family protein: MAVAQLRRSMVCCEIWLVVLTVLALFPAPCRSELGKHQVVMISGQQAPGVADGVTFRSVSQQEILAPLLNNQGDLFFLTWLEGPGVDTTNDWANYFYDGDSLRLVAREGETAAGQPRGVRYESLYFGHRNLSEQGAVAFGADLTGGDVTGASDFALFESQAGTTTTAARLGSPITFPNVGERTLTGPISNVTYDSNGFLHYSSRVNDVSGNESTQAFFRVRSGRSTPLFGQTSAYPDPLQFVTQVSLEENGGSSAAVTRLLPLGNRRVDSQIIDFRGGSATPIVNEGDLPPGYPEFTEFGNPNITTPFMNVARNAEGKTVFTSWLYNGIFAGNGLRRSVWAYDPSLDEPLREVIAATQTLAARPDFRVSDIYSDGSVQPLQINDLGDVAFYANLSSIAAPGENHMALMVERDGVLDWIYRDGEQVPGLPAGTTFYRNPTFTSESGIQMNRVGQIAFSASYRNPDGSFGGGVFLAEREGGVIPLVLRGDQVEVEPNDVREIQGMAFASDASPGGGLASGFNDNGDLAVLVRFTDDTTAILLVDAIPEPTTMSLLGFALMAPIPRRRVGVYRY; encoded by the coding sequence GTGGCCGTTGCTCAATTACGCCGCTCGATGGTCTGCTGCGAGATCTGGCTTGTAGTGCTGACGGTGCTCGCCCTGTTTCCAGCGCCTTGCCGAAGCGAGTTGGGCAAGCATCAGGTCGTGATGATCTCCGGACAACAGGCGCCGGGCGTCGCTGATGGCGTGACCTTTAGAAGCGTAAGCCAACAGGAGATTCTTGCGCCGCTGCTCAATAACCAAGGCGACTTGTTCTTCCTGACCTGGCTAGAGGGACCGGGCGTCGATACCACCAACGACTGGGCGAACTACTTCTACGACGGCGATTCTCTACGGCTGGTCGCTAGGGAGGGGGAGACCGCCGCCGGGCAACCGCGCGGGGTACGGTACGAATCGCTCTACTTCGGTCATCGCAATCTCAGTGAGCAAGGCGCCGTGGCCTTCGGCGCGGACTTGACGGGCGGAGACGTCACCGGCGCCAGCGACTTTGCTCTTTTCGAGTCGCAGGCAGGAACGACAACGACCGCGGCGCGGCTCGGCAGCCCGATTACGTTCCCCAACGTCGGCGAACGCACGTTGACGGGACCAATCTCCAATGTCACGTACGACAGCAACGGGTTCCTCCACTACAGTTCGCGCGTCAACGACGTGTCAGGGAATGAGTCAACTCAAGCTTTCTTCCGTGTCCGTAGCGGACGATCGACGCCGTTGTTTGGCCAAACATCCGCCTACCCCGATCCCTTACAGTTCGTCACGCAAGTCTCCCTGGAAGAGAACGGCGGAAGCAGCGCGGCGGTGACTCGTCTGCTGCCGCTGGGCAATCGGCGCGTCGATTCGCAGATTATCGACTTCCGTGGCGGCTCGGCGACTCCGATCGTCAACGAGGGAGACCTCCCTCCCGGCTATCCGGAGTTTACGGAGTTTGGGAATCCCAATATCACCACGCCGTTCATGAACGTCGCTCGGAATGCGGAAGGGAAGACCGTCTTCACCTCGTGGCTCTACAACGGCATCTTCGCCGGAAACGGGTTGCGTCGTTCGGTGTGGGCTTACGACCCGAGCCTGGACGAGCCGTTGCGTGAAGTCATCGCGGCGACACAAACGCTTGCGGCGCGCCCCGATTTCCGGGTGTCGGACATCTATAGCGACGGGAGCGTTCAGCCGCTGCAGATCAATGACCTCGGCGACGTGGCGTTCTACGCCAACCTCTCCAGCATCGCCGCCCCTGGCGAAAACCACATGGCGTTGATGGTCGAACGCGATGGCGTGCTGGATTGGATCTATAGGGACGGGGAACAAGTCCCGGGCCTGCCCGCGGGAACAACGTTTTACCGGAACCCGACCTTCACCAGCGAGTCGGGCATTCAGATGAACCGAGTCGGGCAGATCGCCTTCAGCGCCAGCTATCGAAATCCCGACGGCAGTTTTGGTGGTGGGGTTTTTCTAGCCGAGCGTGAGGGCGGCGTGATTCCGCTTGTGTTGAGAGGTGACCAAGTCGAAGTCGAGCCTAACGACGTCCGAGAAATCCAAGGCATGGCCTTCGCCTCCGACGCCTCGCCCGGCGGGGGGCTCGCTAGCGGATTCAATGACAACGGCGACCTGGCGGTGCTCGTCCGGTTTACCGACGACACAACAGCGATTCTGCTCGTCGATGCGATTCCCGAGCCCACCACCATGAGTCTGCTCGGATTTGCTTTGATGGCACCAATTCCCCGGCGCCGAGTTGGAGTCTATAGGTACTAA
- a CDS encoding potassium channel family protein → MLLFVIALLLTTITVLIHSVGMYVSLTFCQRFWKARSRHRWIRTEVLMVSLVGGLLVTHLLEMGVWATLYWSWGMLPDFETAAYYSSTSYTTVGYGDVVLPTKWRMLGPVEASVGVLMLGWSTAIIVAIVQKVSREGPKD, encoded by the coding sequence ATGCTCCTCTTCGTGATCGCCCTGTTGCTCACCACGATCACCGTGCTGATTCACAGCGTGGGGATGTACGTGTCATTGACGTTCTGCCAGCGGTTTTGGAAAGCCCGGTCTCGGCATCGATGGATTCGAACCGAGGTTCTGATGGTCTCGCTCGTCGGCGGGCTGCTGGTGACGCACCTGCTGGAGATGGGTGTCTGGGCGACGCTCTACTGGTCGTGGGGCATGCTCCCCGATTTCGAGACGGCCGCTTATTACTCGTCCACCAGCTACACGACCGTTGGCTACGGCGATGTGGTGCTCCCCACGAAGTGGCGCATGCTCGGCCCGGTGGAAGCAAGCGTCGGCGTTCTGATGTTGGGGTGGTCGACCGCCATCATCGTGGCGATCGTTCAGAAGGTCTCTCGTGAAGGGCCGAAGGATTGA
- the cax gene encoding calcium/proton exchanger, which yields MRRLLHEIRHNPLLWLLVFVPLVFAAAQVWPEAHTLLFVLSVLAIVPLAALLSHATESVAAKTGDSVGGLLNATLGNLTELVIAITALRAGQIMLVKASVAGAIVTNTLFMLGASFLLGGLKHHVQEYNRTSARVQAGMLFLATIALLVPSAVSGADSAAAFNQQLSVGLGVLLITAYALGMLFSLKTHRELFASVEHAESGHEAPWPLGLALATLAGVTVLVALVSEVFVESVQQAAETFGMTPAFVGFIVVSLVGAAAEMATAFAAARKDRLDMSVGIALGSASQIALFVAPVLMLLSYVVGPAPMDLQFWPGAVVMILIATLTATLVTNSGRSAWFVGVLVLMVYLIFAMTLYLLPPRV from the coding sequence ATGAGACGCCTGTTGCACGAAATTCGGCATAACCCTCTGTTGTGGCTGCTGGTGTTTGTGCCGTTGGTCTTTGCCGCGGCGCAGGTCTGGCCCGAAGCGCACACACTGCTCTTTGTGTTGTCGGTGCTGGCCATCGTGCCGCTGGCGGCCCTGCTGAGCCACGCCACCGAATCGGTCGCCGCCAAAACGGGCGATTCGGTTGGCGGCCTCCTCAACGCAACGCTCGGCAACCTCACCGAGCTGGTGATCGCGATCACGGCGTTACGCGCGGGGCAGATCATGCTGGTGAAGGCGTCGGTCGCCGGCGCGATCGTCACCAATACGCTGTTCATGCTCGGCGCGTCGTTCCTGCTCGGCGGCCTGAAGCACCACGTGCAGGAGTACAACAGGACGAGCGCCCGTGTCCAGGCGGGCATGCTCTTCCTGGCGACGATCGCGCTGCTGGTCCCTTCGGCGGTCTCGGGCGCCGATTCCGCGGCGGCGTTCAATCAACAGCTGAGCGTCGGCCTGGGCGTTCTGTTGATCACGGCTTACGCGCTGGGCATGCTGTTCTCGCTGAAGACGCACCGCGAGTTGTTTGCGAGCGTGGAGCATGCCGAGTCGGGCCACGAGGCGCCGTGGCCGTTGGGGTTGGCCTTGGCTACCCTCGCCGGCGTTACGGTGCTGGTGGCGCTGGTGAGCGAGGTCTTTGTCGAGTCGGTGCAGCAGGCGGCGGAGACGTTCGGGATGACTCCGGCCTTCGTGGGGTTCATCGTCGTGTCGCTGGTCGGCGCCGCGGCCGAGATGGCGACGGCGTTCGCGGCCGCACGCAAGGATCGGCTCGACATGAGCGTGGGCATCGCCCTGGGGAGCGCGTCGCAAATCGCGTTGTTTGTCGCGCCCGTCCTGATGCTGCTCAGTTACGTGGTCGGGCCGGCGCCGATGGACTTGCAGTTCTGGCCGGGGGCGGTGGTGATGATCCTCATCGCGACGCTGACCGCGACGCTGGTCACGAACTCCGGAAGGTCGGCGTGGTTCGTGGGGGTGCTGGTGCTGATGGTTTATCTGATCTTCGCGATGACTCTGTACTTGTTGCCGCCCCGTGTTTAG
- a CDS encoding DNA topoisomerase VI subunit B: protein MANPKTSRRSDAAKMAASQKEISVSEFFSKNRHLLGFDNPRKALLTTVKEAVDNSLDACEEAGILPEIWVHIEPTSAGKYKVGVQDNGPGILKKQIPLIFGKLLYGSKFHRLRQSRGQQGIGISAAGMYGVQTTGKPVKIVSKISKGKPAHYYEIQIDTKKNEPRILNGKGEGEDIPTGDKGIAYIEKHGIEWVPQDHGTRVTIELEAKYVRGRGSVDEYLEQTAIANPHITLHYIDPESYQYDYLRSAEVLPPEAKEIKPHPYGVEIGRLATMVEEAESSTASDFFKTKFSRVTPAIAKKICETAKVSTRTSVKKLDRPAIEKLYEAIQATKISPPATDCICPIGEDLILRGLHHVVPAEFYAAATRPPAVYRGNPFVVEVGLAYGGAAPTQNVTMDLLIELLEETDTRTVRQFLINTFNGLGAEAADRIVKESGLKTRQTPNKLKPKEREKLFEAMKNVNVAEGQQMDVLRFANRVPLQFQQAACAVTQTVLQTNWRGYGLSQSRGSLPKGPVRLMVHIASVWVPFTSESKEAIAAYPEIQKEIRLGLQSVGRKLGMFLRRRQKTRQQTDRREVFMRYLKEVAGAVSTINAAEEKELYEQLVTVAQKHTADADVKMDDRGRKIVDDPTQLDLGENVLIVDPAHHQAAINRVVTAPEAVEPSALGN from the coding sequence ATGGCCAACCCCAAGACCTCCCGCCGCAGTGACGCCGCCAAGATGGCGGCGTCCCAGAAAGAGATCTCCGTCAGCGAGTTCTTCTCGAAGAACCGCCACCTGCTGGGTTTCGACAACCCGCGGAAGGCCTTGCTGACCACGGTCAAGGAGGCCGTCGATAACTCGCTCGACGCCTGCGAAGAGGCGGGCATCCTGCCGGAGATCTGGGTCCACATCGAGCCCACGTCGGCCGGCAAGTACAAGGTCGGCGTCCAGGACAACGGCCCCGGCATCCTCAAAAAGCAGATCCCGCTGATCTTCGGCAAGCTGCTCTACGGCTCGAAGTTCCACCGATTAAGACAAAGCCGCGGGCAGCAGGGCATCGGCATCTCCGCCGCCGGCATGTACGGCGTGCAGACCACCGGTAAGCCGGTAAAGATCGTCTCGAAGATCTCCAAAGGCAAACCGGCCCATTACTACGAAATCCAGATCGACACCAAGAAGAACGAGCCCCGCATCCTCAACGGTAAAGGCGAAGGCGAAGACATCCCCACCGGCGACAAGGGGATCGCTTACATCGAGAAGCACGGCATCGAATGGGTGCCGCAGGACCATGGCACGCGGGTAACGATCGAGCTTGAGGCGAAGTACGTCCGCGGCCGCGGCAGCGTTGACGAGTACCTCGAGCAGACGGCAATCGCCAACCCGCACATCACGCTCCACTACATCGACCCGGAGAGCTACCAGTACGACTACCTGCGCTCCGCCGAGGTCTTGCCGCCCGAAGCGAAGGAGATCAAGCCGCACCCGTACGGCGTCGAGATCGGCCGGCTCGCGACGATGGTCGAGGAGGCCGAGTCGTCCACGGCGAGCGACTTCTTCAAGACGAAGTTCAGCCGCGTGACCCCGGCCATCGCCAAGAAGATCTGCGAGACGGCGAAGGTGAGCACGCGCACCAGCGTGAAGAAGCTCGACCGCCCGGCGATCGAGAAGCTCTACGAGGCGATCCAAGCGACGAAGATCTCACCGCCGGCGACCGACTGCATCTGTCCGATCGGCGAGGACCTGATCCTGCGTGGCTTGCACCACGTGGTGCCGGCCGAGTTCTACGCCGCCGCGACACGGCCGCCGGCGGTGTACCGCGGCAACCCGTTCGTGGTGGAAGTCGGCCTCGCCTACGGCGGCGCCGCGCCGACGCAGAACGTGACGATGGACCTGCTGATCGAATTGCTTGAAGAGACCGATACGCGGACGGTGCGGCAGTTCCTGATCAACACGTTCAACGGCCTCGGCGCCGAGGCCGCCGACCGGATCGTTAAAGAGTCGGGCCTGAAGACACGGCAGACGCCGAACAAGCTGAAACCGAAGGAGCGCGAGAAGCTGTTCGAGGCGATGAAGAACGTTAACGTCGCCGAAGGCCAGCAGATGGACGTGCTGCGGTTCGCCAACCGCGTGCCGCTACAGTTCCAGCAGGCGGCGTGCGCCGTGACGCAGACGGTGCTGCAAACCAACTGGCGCGGCTACGGCCTCAGCCAAAGCCGCGGCTCGTTGCCGAAGGGCCCCGTGCGTCTGATGGTCCACATCGCCAGCGTGTGGGTGCCGTTCACCAGCGAGAGCAAGGAAGCGATCGCCGCGTACCCGGAGATTCAGAAAGAGATTCGCTTAGGCCTGCAATCGGTCGGACGCAAGCTCGGCATGTTCCTCCGCCGCCGGCAGAAGACAAGGCAGCAGACCGACCGCCGCGAAGTCTTCATGCGTTACCTCAAAGAGGTCGCCGGCGCCGTGAGCACAATCAACGCCGCCGAGGAGAAAGAGCTGTACGAGCAACTTGTCACGGTCGCGCAAAAGCACACAGCCGACGCCGACGTAAAGATGGACGACCGCGGCCGCAAGATTGTCGACGATCCGACCCAGCTTGACCTCGGCGAGAACGTGCTGATCGTCGATCCAGCGCACCATCAAGCGGCGATCAACCGCGTTGTGACGGCGCCGGAAGCCGTCGAGCCTTCGGCTTTAGGGAATTGA